The Euphorbia lathyris chromosome 2, ddEupLath1.1, whole genome shotgun sequence genome includes a window with the following:
- the LOC136219872 gene encoding protein ABCI12, chloroplastic-like isoform X1: MNSSTHNAIISGHPHFKTLLPSPKFYSVTPKCLLYSTPCVSLLRTPTNLKPISFKTRASASVDSTADPQNWINRLPTTGFAADMILRLIAGVTSSPIVQFISSPTLELNWFSFGDALWIGSVPCSSVNMGSPEASLDGP; encoded by the exons ATGAACTCGTCCACGCACAATGCAATCATTTCCGGACACCCTCATTTCAAAACATTACTTCCTTCCCCCAAATTTTACTCAGTTACACCTAAGTGCCTTCTTTATTCTACGCCCTGTGTTTCCCTTCTTCGAACCCCAACAAATTTGAAGCCCATAAGCTTCAAAACTAGAGCTTCAGCTTCAGTGGATAGTACTGCTGATCCTCAGAACTGGATAAATCGGTTGCCGACTACTGGTTTTGCGGCTGATATGATTTTGAGATTGATTGCCGGTGTTACCTCCAGTCCTATTGTCCAGTTCATATCTTCGCCCACCCTAGAATTAAATTG GTTCTCATTTGGTGATGCGCTTTGGATTGGCAGTGTACCTTGTTCTTCTGTCAATATGGGTTCTCCTGAGGCAAGTTTGGATG GGCCTTAG
- the LOC136219872 gene encoding protein ABCI12, chloroplastic-like isoform X2: MRFGLAVYLVLLSIWVLLRQVWMARIVRGFRGDSDSHRMYLLSKSSNRIADVLSVLCLVGVVGGALLSGPDKQESSKEELS; encoded by the exons ATGCGCTTTGGATTGGCAGTGTACCTTGTTCTTCTGTCAATATGGGTTCTCCTGAGGCAAGTTTGGATG GCCAGGATTGTGCGGGGTTTTAGAGGAGACAGCGATTCACATAGGATGTACTTATTGTCAAAATCATCGAATCGGATTGCAGATGTTCTATCTGTGTTGTGTCTGGTTGGTGTTGTGGGTGGCGCTCTTCTATCTG GACCAGATAAACAGGAATCATCAAAAGAAGAGCTTTCATAG